In Larimichthys crocea isolate SSNF chromosome XI, L_crocea_2.0, whole genome shotgun sequence, the sequence TCCATGGTCTATGGCAGCAGATTTGAATATGATGACCCAGAGTTTACATCCCTGGTAGATCGAACAAACAGAAATTTCCAGCTCTTGGGGACCCCGTCAATACAGGTAtcatttgttatgtttctgAAGATTATActttaagacatttaaatatgtgacacaatattattttccatttaccTAACCTAAAAGGTTATTTTAAACATCACGTTATTTTAAAtactaaaactttttttttttttttttgacagatgtACAACTTGTTCCCCTGGTTATTCCAATGGGTTGCACATAGGAAGGAATTCAACAGCTTGTTTGCTGCCAACAGGAAACAGAACTTAGCGCTGTTCAGTCATTTGAAAGAGACCCTCAATCCACAGATGTGCAGAGGTTTTGTGGATGCCTTTTTGGTCTGCAAGCAAAATCTGGAGGTTGGGAAACATGGCGTAGCAAAATTGATATGATAGTTTATGCACCAAGGAGAACAATGTGAACTTGTGTTCGTGTTATGTTGATCTGAACATATGGGTCACAGTCTGTATATGGCCTCTCTTAGAGAAAAGTGGAGTTAACAATTAAAGGACCACAGTACACACTAACTAAATGGGACAATTTCTCTGGTTCTTGGAGATTTATTAACAATTATATGACATTTTCAAGTTTAGGAACATGTGTCTAACTGCTTATCTTTATGTGCAGAAATCTGGGGTTACCAATAGTCACTTCCACAGTGAAAACCTTTTGATGACAGTTATTCAGTTGTTTGCTGCCGGCACTGATACAACCTCAAGTACGCTAAGATGGGGACTTCTACTTATGACCAAATATCCGAAAATACAGGGTAAGGATATGTAAACATATCATATATGTAATGCATCACTGACACTAAGGCCCTGTTCAATCAGATGTTTGGTCAAACcgctccacagtcagcctgaaatgtcactgaaaatTATTGCTGTCCAGGTGTTCATGAACTGAAATTTCTTCACTGTTGTCATCTGTCCCCTTTCATCTCGCAGACCAGGTCCAGGAGGAAGTGAACAGGGTGATAGGAGGTCGTCAGGTTCAGGTCGAGGACAGGAAGAACCTGCCCTTCACCGACGCCGTCATCCATGAAACACAGAGACTGGCCAACATCGTGCCCATGGCGCTTCCTCACAGAACCAGCCAAGACGTCACTTTCCAGGGTCACTTCATTAAGAAGGTAAGTAATTAACATGGCAGATTGAACCCAACAGAtgtttaaaaactacaaaataaattcaaattccTTTTTAATTGTCAACAGGGAACCACAGTGTATCCTCTCTTGACATCTGTCCTGTATGATGAGACTGAGTGGGAGAGCCCACGCACCTTTAATCCTGCCCACTTCCTGGACAAAGACGGAAAGTTTGTCAAGCGAGATGCCTTCATGCCTTTCTCTGCAGGTTGGTGAATTTAGCTGTTATTTCTTGTTATTCACTTCTTTGCAGACGACATTAACCTTTTTCTTTGTggtctctctcactcacacaggTCGTAGGATTTGTCTCGGAGAGAGTCTGGCCAAGATGGagctcttcatcttcttcaccACACTCCTGCAACACTTTCGTTTCAGTCCCCCACCTGGAGTTTCAGAGGATGACCTGGATCTGACTCCACGAGTGGGCAGCACCCTCAACCCTTCACCTCACAAACTGTGTGCGGTTTCACGGATGTGAGAAAGATCAATTCATCTTCTTAGTTAAACGTTAAATGTCCTCAAAATGTTCAATGCTGCTGATGTAAATGAATGTCTTTAAAGtgacaaaacattaaatattaatttactgtctgttttattattttctgagaacatttcctccataaaatatgatttagtTTTAACAAAATCAGAGATAGCTGGTGATTATGTATACTTCCTGAGGGTCACCGTATCAAAGCACAAAGTTAAAtagtgtgagacagacagagacaccattcacccgAGTATACGTCTATATATATGGGAAATATTATATCCACAGAAATtctcaaaccaaaaacaaaacttcaatGAGCTCAGTGCagcttttaatatttatctATACGGCCTGCCAGAATATCAAGGCCATAAAAACAATGCATGAAACAATGAGCACATGGCCATAGACACGTAAAAGGCCTCCACCCCACCCACAATCATACATAGAAGCAAATttgtagttctttttttttttgtctctgtgtggtttTTCATCTCTTTAGTCACCTtgcctctccttctctcattttctgtctcttttggACACCTGGGCTTGTGTCCAGTAGATTACTCAGTAATCCATTCATGTCTGGTAGGAAAGGCAGACTGAATTTGTAGTCATTTTACGTCTTCTCAGTCTTTTGTGTCTCTCATTGTGGAAgcattattaacattatttgatatttttgtatttgagcTTGGTACAAGATCTGATTACAGAAGCTGTtatgtcagtaaaaaaaaatagtaaagacTAAATACACCAGAAAACCCAGCACAGCCTCTACTGTctgcagacacattttaaagtccATTCTATATTCAGGCCTGATGTAACTTGACCCTTGattgtttgaacatttttgttaATGTTTATGTTGCAGCTCTGCCTAAAAATGACAACTCATTCCTGAACACCCAAAGACCCATTTTCTGTAGACACTCGGCATAGACAGTTCCTGTAATATTACACTGAGAACAAACACTATAGTTATACAGTAGAACCTCTGTAGATCATTAAAGatgaagcacagacagaaacagggtCCAAATACAGGTctgacaacagagaaaaaaatgcttCAGCTCACTGTAAAGTCACTTAATCATACAAGATAGATAAGATATGTCACTATACGAATatcattatgattattattgatataattatattaattagaGGCTACAGGGCTTGAAATGTGAATGAGTAAATGgaattctgtgtgtttttatgttatgtatttacttatttatttatattttaatgatttactATTTGCTGGTAGCAGGGGCAGACTGGGGCAAAAAAGTGGCCCGGGAATTTAGTACCTGACTGGCCCACTTGCTGTCAATGTTGGCTAATGCCACTGACACTGTCTGGCCCTTGTCCAAACACaatactgtctctctctctgtttcattcaCCCACTCAAACACACCATACTTGAGAACTAAAGTACTGTAGGGGGGTCTGTGGGCACGAATGTTGTGATTTTTAACACATAAATGAGGCATTCTGATGTACTATGAGGAGAAAATAGAGGGAAAAGACAACATtgcttcagatttaaaaaatgaaaaaaagcagatttagTACTGACTGAGGTTCCTATCATTGTAATGGCAAGAATGGCTGGAGTGTATGAAACTGGTCTAGTGGGAAGCTGAGGCtggagagcaaaaacaaaactcatatTTGAAAATCTTTTGTCCTGGATCAGCCTTCACCACGGGCCTCTTAGGCCACACTTTTTTCTTCCACCACATCTGCCCTATTCTTATTTCTATCTTGATAGCTGTACTGTCAGATATTAAATGGCATGAAACCTGCTTGAGCTTTACACATGTCCTGAGATTTACAGCCAGCTATGATTATAGAATGGACGGCCCAGCGCGTCACTTGCAGCACCACGCCGTACCGGGCCGGCCCCCTGACCCACCGGGTAGCTTTTCCTAACAGCTGCCTATTTTCCCCACTGTCCGGGTCAATAATACAACCCATCTCTTGGCATGATCATAACATGGAAATAAGAGATTAATCAACAGCACcattcaaacatttgaaaaaatatatttgtttatataaaaataacaatcacCATATCAGCTGAATTTCAACAAGCTTCATTCAcagataaaaaatgacaaatattaaaaaaacaacacagacaatgCTGTGCGGCGTAGTTTCTTACTTATCTTTTGTTGCTTCTGAGTAGCGTCCAAAGATAAATCGGTGAAATCCAGAAATCACTTTGTTGGAATAACCTCCGGCAGCCTGAACACAGGCAAAGAGCCAACTGGTAGCAAAGTGTGGGGACCAGAATTGAATGGCCATGAAGTTTATCATATACAGATCAAAGATCATTTGCACGCTCTGATAGTGCTGTGGACGTTCACCATGAGTATGACATTTGAAGGACGCTGATAACAGCTGTCCAATGTCTTCCAAAACCAACACAGCACCTTCGACAAACACAGTAGTAGAGCACATTTGAgtgtttatcatgttttattattaagtaATGTATATACTGGGTGTTAAATAAAAAGTCTAAATGCTTTAGAGCTGCTTGGTCAACAGCCAACAGGAAATATGACGTAAGAGCTCTGACACAACATGGAGGAACATAAaactgtttcttcctcttttttttcttttttttaaaaccacaacacaagacacatgaCAGATGTTGACACGCAATGACTGACACGTGGTCAGTACTTTGGACTTGAGCGTGggaaagtgcaaaaaaaaagtgcactaTGAGGATattcttccaaaataaaagcacaagaCAAGACTTACATGGCTGACAAAGCAGTGCTGGTGATAAACTGATATTTACGGTGGATAAAAAGGGGTTTTGTTGCTGCCCCGTCCACAGTAGTACATCAGTTACCTTCCATGCTGCTCTGCTTCGCCAAACTGGGGCGTGCTGACCGTCGTTTACACTGATTTTGGAAAATTACCTCACGTAATCTCATTTCAAAACATCCAAACTaacctttaaaggtccagtgtgtaggatttagtgctaTCTAGCAgtgcagattgcaaccgactgaataGCCCTCGCATTAGTGCCCCCTTCCATGTGTAAAGGTGAAACTACAGTGGCTTCAAAACTTGTGAAAATCCCtctctggagccagtgtttatgGACCCATAGAAGAGCACCCACAGTGGTCTGTAGACATAAAATGCTCATtctaagtaaaaaaatatagttatattctgtaaatagagacaactaaatttgacacactggacctttacgAGCACCATAATCAAGATTAAAGTCTCTCtgtgttacgggaatttttaaagaaaaaaccctcgagtaaggaggactggattcaaagtatcaaagtttaagttgaatttattattcttgtacaagaaggagcgtttaacagggcaacacacaaaaggggttacagagaaaaggctcctcgaggagctctaatAGTCGGTTtttatacaattttaaaaaatgggatgtgtcggacacctccccactgatacagataacatcataacattattttttggttttctgctcagtaatgagcattatgttttatatccacatggtacttCCCTAGCCTGTCTCACCTAACCTTGTACTGTTGATTTATAactatctctccctgccagcctcagtaaatcagaggccaactaagggaaggGCACGAGACATgccaaaagacaggatacacacactatatgaattaaaacatctgatcccagtgtaatcctaatttttataacactcTGAGTTCGCTGTGAGGAAACCACAGAGCTGTCTTGTGGGAATCCCTTTAAATTCACTACATAACAGAACAGGTTTAACACTGTGTTACCATGGATATTAGATATGTGAAAGGAAGAGTCCTAAATCTTAAAGATGAAGAATGACTCCCATTTGagtcacatttatttcataatgcTGACAAacttaacacacaaaaaaaaaaagaaatatgacatgAATATAACTAATGCAAGctaaatttacaacaaaataaaatgtctctaCTGGACATTAGGCTCACAGTCGACCCATACAATGCTAGATAGGGGCATGATTGCACCGTGtaatatattcaaaataaaagaaattaaaatatctattagagaaagatgatgatgaatgattaaTAACAAAACTGTACATTGGCTCGGCAGAtctggaaaaatggaaacacaAGAAGAAATCTGCAGCTTTCTGCAGCTGCAAGATAAATGACAAACGTCTGCTGAGTTATTGCAATAAGAACTTTTACTATTACAACCATGCTCCGATTCTGGTTAATGGGCTGGCTCAGTAATACACATTCTACCATCAGTGGGCAGGTTAATAGAACAAGCATCTTCATCCTGAGCAGCAAagcaacacaaactgaaaacagtAACACTCACTGGCATTGCATCATGGTCTCATTTCTTCTGATTTACTTCGGTTTGTTGACCGTGCTGTAGAGGGCGCTCAGTTCGATGTCCTCGTGTGGCTTTGCTGAAGTCTTGACTGTAGAATAagtcacctcctcctccttctgtgtGACACAAACCAGatgttttaaagtaaatttGTGGCGCAGCATGAAACGATCGCACATCTTTATGAAGCTCGCTGTGCACACAAGCATTAAGACTTATTGGCCATATAAGAAAGACGTCAGCATGTTAGGAGACATTACATAACTGCACTGTGAAGCAGGTTTGAGAATAAGCCGCCACTGAAGTACCACggatgaataaatacagaataaaacagaataaaaaaactcACCTTTTTCTTAGGAGAGGTGCGCTGATTAGCGTGGCTCACGGTGACATAGGTCAGATTGCTGTCGGCCTCATCCTGAGTGCAAACAAAACAGTGGTTTATGAAGTGCAAACACACTGTCTGCTGTACTTATCACGTGTTGTAGTGTTTCTCAAACGTAAGGTGCAGGGTGCAGAATTTATGGCATCCAGAGGTTTCAGATCAGCTAAAGACCCGTCACCTCTCCCTCTACGttcaacatg encodes:
- the LOC109138583 gene encoding cytochrome P450 2K1, which translates into the protein MPHRGTYSISAQQHQKGFTVMGILDIFLQSPSYVSVLGALVVLVLAYIVSSSSFSSQGDRKEPPGPRPLPLLGNLLHMDLKRPYNTLMEFSKKYGSVFTIYLGPNKVVVLAGYKTVKEALVNCADEFGDRDEIRILHDGSQGNGVIWSNGDSWKEMRRFALTNLRDFGMGKKACEDKIIEECEHLTEVFMKFKGEAFDTTKPINYAVSNIICSMVYGSRFEYDDPEFTSLVDRTNRNFQLLGTPSIQMYNLFPWLFQWVAHRKEFNSLFAANRKQNLALFSHLKETLNPQMCRGFVDAFLVCKQNLEKSGVTNSHFHSENLLMTVIQLFAAGTDTTSSTLRWGLLLMTKYPKIQDQVQEEVNRVIGGRQVQVEDRKNLPFTDAVIHETQRLANIVPMALPHRTSQDVTFQGHFIKKGTTVYPLLTSVLYDETEWESPRTFNPAHFLDKDGKFVKRDAFMPFSAGRRICLGESLAKMELFIFFTTLLQHFRFSPPPGVSEDDLDLTPRVGSTLNPSPHKLCAVSRM